A stretch of DNA from Drosophila virilis strain 15010-1051.87 chromosome 5, Dvir_AGI_RSII-ME, whole genome shotgun sequence:
CCATCAACAACTTGGCCTGCCCActcgttgctgttgcaatttACACTACACAAGAGCAGCacttgcaacaaaaacaaaaacaacaacaattgcagccacaacaacaacaacacaaacaactgAAACAACGGCAACtgtaaaataaacaagaacTGCAAAGTAAGTACAACGAGTCGAGCACCGCACAGATGTTTAGTTGTTGATGTAGAGCTCGATTCCAGTTAAAGTTCAGTTTAATGACTTTCTGATGAAGTTTCTGCGGCAAAAAATTATACTGCATAGAGtacacaataataataataattattatttcaaagtgaattcaaattaatacgacttttatttattttataagtgTTAATTAAGAAATCAAATGATCTATGCAGTACGAACCTTTGGTTATCTCAgagaatttcaaataaaacttGCTTAAAAATCAAACCGAAACATATGTTGCGAACTCTTGAGAATTCTACGTTTTACACCCTACTGTGATATTTTTgattaatgcatttttaatgctcAACTATTAAGCAGCGATATGTTTTCAACAAAATCCATcaaaaaatgcttttaatagAATTTGGAAGTCGTTTGCAATAAATGCTTTGACTCTACAGCTTACatctggaatacatttttTCATAACACTCAGTTTTTAATCACATTCGTGGagttttgtaaatttaaacCGTGTGCGAACTATCATCCGCAGTTCAGTTGGGCTGGCTCAAAAAACTCTCAACTGTGCCTGGCGGCAGCCAAAGCGGTTATAATTGCATTACGCCGAAAGGTAGACTACGCTTTTTGCACCGCCTCGTCGACTGTTTGCACTTGCAATTACAACTCAATAACTTTTACAGGCTGGTTGTTAACTTTTGCGCCAtgtttgttaattttgttgccagcttttggctttttgacgctgctgctgcttctgctgctcgtgctgccaactgccagttgggcatttttttgtacgtgcttttattttcaatttaactcGTTAGCTTAAGCGCAAGCAGCATCCCAAAAAAGTGTGCAGCagtaatttgcatttgtataaTATTTCGCTGCAACTCGTGGGCGTTACCATACAGCGCAAAGTTGTAATTAGAAGTCGGACACGACGCATAAAAAGTATAAGCGCCCCGCTAAGCCACGACCTGACCTGGCCTCTGGGGGCGAAGGTGGGCAGGTCCTCTGACAGATGAACTCTTAAAATGCTTTTGACATCAGAAACTATCAAATAATAACGATTATCCTATTTGCATAATGCGGCATTTAAACGACAAATAACCAAGGAGCACAAAAGTTAGACGCAGAATGGAAATAAGACTAGCAGAGAGACAActtaagagagagagagaaagagggagagggagaacTGGCACTCGAGACGTCTGACAGGAAGATAGAAGACAACGTCCGAAGGCAGAGAGAGGCCAACAGGCACAAAGGATAAGCGCAGTGCAGGCGACAATAAAAAGCAACTAAGAATGTTGCTGCTCAACTTCTATGTGAAGACTAAGAAATACCCTGGTATTGGTAaacgaaaaatatttttaaaggaTATAGTAACAGTTCGATTTGATTTATAATTAAGCAGAAATCATTTAATAATCAAGATTATTAAGCATACATTGTCTTTTGAACTTGTAAaaagcttttttttaaatattaagtatTTATTCTTTTACAGATTCGCAATCCCAGATTTTACATCCAAAAGGttgtttttcttaaaaaaaagaggaatTATTACGTCAAGGAAATAACACAATTTTGAATTAGGCTTCGATAATAACTTGTTATATTCTCGTTTCCAAAATTCTTTTAAAGTTATGTTCTCATCTATTCATCTACCCaagcaaagttttttttttttgtgttcctTAACGAACGCCCCTTCCCACAATGGCAGTAAATACCCAACGGATTCTGTAAAGAGTGggcacaaatattaaaatgcgaAAACTACGAGACAGCTTAAGGGACCAACAGGAAGTGCTGGTTGCTAACGGGCCGCACAAGAATGCAATTAAAGTCAAAAGCTGCAAACAAGTTGGCAGCTCCGACAGCTGAAGTTAGAGACTGGCTGACATGGAGATAAAGTAAAGTACCAATTGTTGTCACTTACCTGGCCATTTTTGTACCATATGCTGGAGGATATGTCCAGGTCCACCTCGCACATCAGCCTGATCTCTGAGTGCTGTTCCGCATAGACCACAGACATCTCCTCGTCCTCGTAGGGATTGGGCAGCACTGGACGCAGAGGCAGCGCCCGCGGACCCTCAAGTGGCCCATCATCATCCATTAGATCCGCCACATCGCGACTCTTAGCGAAGAGATCTCGTGTGGCGGTGCCGCTATCAAACTCCTCCACATCATCGATAATAATGACGGGCTCCTTGGGCTTAGGCTTCATATCCTCCGGCGCCAGATGCACCGTGGATCGTGCGCGTTTCGCCTTCATGGTGGTCAACAGTCCAGCGAGCGTTCTATTTGCATAGCTCGTGACTGCGGCACTGGTGGCCACCGTGGTGGCACTGGACATTGCCGTAGGCAGTTCCAGCTCCTCTTCCTCTGTCTCCCGACGCAGTCGTCGCGCTGCCTCCTTGTGTGGAGCTGCTCGATGCGCCTGATGCACATGGTGGCTTCTCAGCTGCGCCTTCCATTTGGCCACCTTTGCTTTGGCCTTGGCACAGTTCTTGGCACATTTGGAGGGTTTACTATTGTGTATGCCCACTTGCCGGTGGTCAACTGCCAGCTGCGGCAATGTCTGTGTATTCTCTTCGAGTTCGAATAAACTCTTCGCCGACAGCGttgccggcggcggcgtctGCTCTGATATGCTGCGCCATTTGCTTGCTGCGTGCTCGGCGGGCGTCGTCTTCAATTGTGACTTTGCATTGATATTTTGTTGCTCTGTGTAGGTGGTACCTGGAAGAGGAAGGttataacaatttgttttaatttttttttaatgttattgCTTTAAGTATGCGATAATGtgacaaaagccaaaaaaagccaacattaaaaattggcttTTCATGAgccaattcaatatttttgttagctTCGTAATCCATTATTTTTGACTTCAGACCTTttgttataaattaattatttatgtgtCAACTTGCAACagtcaaaattactaaaaAACTAATTTGGAATTGTCACTAAATGTGAcaatattgtattattatgttaaaatatatgttgttCAGATCAGgaatttgttaatatttacaccagaattttgattattatttattttacttattttttagtttgaaCTGTCTCCATGTCAGGACGACTTCCgctttataattaatattatattaagcAACCACAAATAAAAAGTTGCGCTTTTGCATGTTATAGTACCAAATTCGAAACAGTGCATTGTCAGCCCAATTGTCAAGTGGGAAACCAATTAGTTAAGGGTCCCCGAAAGTCCAATTGAAGCTCCAAAACTCTGCCTGTAAACTATCAATATGCTCCGTGGAGCTACTGCCAAGCATTAAACCAAATGTGGACGCAcgaacaatttaatttacacgTACGAAACtgcctggctgctggctgTCTACAAGGCTGGGACAATGCCCCAAGGGAGCTCGCCCAAAATACCTGACCAAAAGTGATGTAAAAATGGCAGAGGCATCATCTAAAAATACTTTGGGAATGGGAGTATCAATTACATTGCATTGTAACGTGTAAATATCACATAGCACATGCGCTTACAAGGCtcatgcatttatttatgacaTTTTACAGTGGGCCCCAATAATGTGTGTACCGAGCTACAGCTATATTTGGGCTGGGGAGATTGAGAATCCCGACCAGAGGAACGAAATGTGTTTTTGTATGCATGCAAATCCTTTGCTAATCCTTTGCCATGCAAAGCAATTTTCAAGCCTAACTTTTGTTTGGTTGCCAGCCTCCTCAATGTTGTAGTGCCCCCTGCTCCCACAGACTCATTGACTGTTCCCAGTTTGGCAACTCTGGTTATTGTCTGCTGCTACTGCagcttctgctgttgttgataaATTTACACAAGTGTATGACAAGCTTTCAAATGGTAATTAATATTCATCTGAGACGGGGGCCATCAAAAGACAACGCGCTCAGTCTCTCGATCCCAGTCCCTGTTTCAGACTCAGTGCATGTCGCCTTCTCTGTCTGTCCTATTTGTCtatctcgcacacacacacacacacaaacatacacactcacTAATACGCACACACGCTGTGGAGTTAACTGTAGTCGGCAACTAGGCGCATTGCCAGCCAGTGTGGTTAACTGACAAAAGCAGTGGCAACTCCTGCTGGTTGCAACCGTATTCTATGTTTTGGGGCCCACGTCCATTTTCATTGTCTTTTGTCTCGGCCCTTTTCTGGTTTAGGGGCGGTGTTGCCATTCTTTTTACGGCGAGGTATACGGGGCATGGGCATggctgttcctgttgctgtcgGTGTTTGTAGCTAAATTAAAGTTGTCATTTTTCAAGTGaacgcacaaaagtatgcaatgcgcCTAATAAATTTGCACTCTGCAACTCTGGCAACCCTCGCAAAGGACTCTCTAGAATATCCTGGCTAAGGCACTCATAGGCATAACTTTACAGCTCTGCCAAGTCATTTGCACAGCaggcaaatgtgtgtgtgtgtgtgcgaatgcgtgtacatgtgcatgtgcgtaGGTGTTTGCAACGacttacacacacgcacacgcgccCAAGCACACCCACGAATAGCTATCCTACTCTGAGGACAGGCAGCGCTAAAATGTTTTCACAGCAGCTTAAAAGTCTGCAACACTTTTTGCATAGGCAGCCAGCCAAGTAGTGggtgtgccagtgtgtgtgtgcgtgtgtccaTGTGTCTTTGTCTTGTTTGTTTACATgcagttgtagttgtttgTGCTGTAACTTAAGTTGTAAATGAAGATTGCGCCGGAAATTGCACAAAACTGACAGCGTCTTCGCTGTGCGCACTCCCCAGTTTATTCCTCAAGCCGCTTGCTGTCCTTACCCTGAACCTCTTGTCTTGCCCCGCCAAAGCTGTTCATGTGCGTGTAAATTTAATGAAGCTGCGTTGCTAAAGAACAGTGGGCGCGGTTCATGCTCATGCATTTTGGGGCGTTGCAAATTTCTCTGGCATACACGAAATATGTTGCATACGTTGCGGCGCATAAATTGCGTGTGGTGTTCCATATGACTGCTGCCCCCAATCTCCTCCACTGCACACCCCCATGTTGTTTGGcagttaataaaattgttagTTTTGAGGCTAAACTTGTTGGCAGCGTGTTGCTCATTAGGCGGCTGAACTTGTGGCAGCCACAAAACTCTGTGAAGCAAGTTGATTGGATAGGTAAAACGCACATATTGAAGCATATTGGGGGAGAGTTGAGTAGTTAGGTTATCTTTGAACATTTAATAACCcaaaattatgtatataatatatatttcttgacatatgtatataatagaGTATGATACAATATAGCTTTGTTGTTCTATAGGTTGTTAGGCTGCAAGAGGGTTAGATGTGGCTCATTCTAGAGAAAGGCATAACTTTTGCCTGGCATATTAGAAAAGGCTACAAGGCATAAACATAAACGATTTCAAGGTTGCTATTTCTCTTGAGATAAataatatctttatatatctGATTACTTAGTTATTAGTGGATCTACTACAAGTATTATTTTAGCCTTAGATGTTTTTTAAAGCTATCaattaattttctactgtatTGACCCAACTTCTGTTAGTCTCTTATTAAGCTTTTCAAATAGTTGAATGGATGTTAATTTTTCCGATTATGACgtttttttacaatattttaaatcAATGCGCTTCCGCAATTTTTGGAAGAATATTTGCAAACGTTTTGTTGCACAGCATTTCATAGGGGTCTTCACTAAATGACAATTATGATCAGTCaacagtttttgtttgttatttaatattttttatgcatgtacTCTTTTTTTCCTGTTTGGCTTGAGCGAACTCTATCAATATGCAAAATGGCGATTGCATTTTCATAAACTGACAAAGGGCGTGCGGA
This window harbors:
- the tei gene encoding uncharacterized protein tei isoform X5 encodes the protein MRPTFDRRLWILLFIILVQCTTYTEQQNINAKSQLKTTPAEHAASKWRSISEQTPPPATLSAKSLFELEENTQTLPQLAVDHRQVGIHNSKPSKCAKNCAKAKAKVAKWKAQLRSHHVHQAHRAAPHKEAARRLRRETEEEELELPTAMSSATTVATSAAVTSYANRTLAGLLTTMKAKRARSTVHLAPEDMKPKPKEPVIIIDDVEEFDSGTATRDLFAKSRDVADLMDDDGPLEGPRALPLRPVLPNPYEDEEMSVVYAEQHSEIRLMCEVDLDISSSIWYKNGQEVHAMDRTTRVTDYRFIKEANGALTITNVMLEDDGKWQCEAENTRRYTENARPVKLVVLDRPKPPYLLIDSRRLDAGNIFVPVKENSELNLACVSEGGNPRPTLTWEVLLSPGVDRHAQKVSAEVLELEEIKNEKQDKNGYKINSGAKSEARLPAVYRAHHNARILCVMEHPTLKIRQNASLLLDVQ
- the tei gene encoding uncharacterized protein tei isoform X4 — translated: MRPTFDRRLWILLFIILVQCTTYTEQQNINAKSQLKTTPAEHAASKWRSISEQTPPPATLSAKSLFELEENTQTLPQLAVDHRQVGIHNSKPSKCAKNCAKAKAKVAKWKAQLRSHHVHQAHRAAPHKEAARRLRRETEEEELELPTAMSSATTVATSAAVTSYANRTLAGLLTTMKAKRARSTVHLAPEDMKPKPKEPVIIIDDVEEFDSGTATRDLFAKSRDVADLMDDDGPLEGPRALPLRPVLPNPYEDEEMSVVYAEQHSEIRLMCEVDLDISSSIWYKNGQEVHAMDRTTRVTDYRFIKEANGALTITNVMLEDDGKWQCEAENTRRYTENARPVKLVVLDRPKPPYLLIDSRRLDAGNIFVPVKENSELNLACVSEGGNPRPTLTWEVLLSPGVDRHAQKVSAEVLELEEIKNEKQDKNGYKINSGAKSEARLPAVYRAHHNARILCVMEHPTLKIRQNASLLLDVQFLCYSQKT